From Streptomyces sp. NBC_00683, one genomic window encodes:
- a CDS encoding helix-turn-helix domain-containing protein codes for MYRLARTGGSPELLRWLAHRAEGWAGLLDGDGTVLQAAAGPSGQPGQEAAALAAEAARELKSRDARAYSLDADRCTVLVLPLDGQPQDRAPVLAVAAPRPLPGGLSVLLADAMMPLTLAWAGETLERRRRRVDLAESRGREAVLHLLMTGQLSIAHQVAGALRPKLPDPVRVCVVECSGGQRDEVARVCADASGGRTWIVRCPVYARHLILVMPAVPETDAAPDGGTPNDGAALDRTVAELVDDCVVGVSEEVRLSDTATGYRQAFHALAVARGLPGRHARFGSSPEPALVVGSAGAQWADALLAPLLAYLPRRSQDPGSQELAATLASWLAFSSHATQHLKIHRNTLAARLKLIGELLGLDLNRVADQAALDLALSIRATPALVRPGRPGERPGGAAGSLDEILRGPGVQDWASQQLRLLDPAGPTAEETLRTWLRCEAQLGPTAAELGISVPGARKRLTRLEAVLRRSLLQTPSARHDLWMAFRATDLTVGEPDRAGAGSGP; via the coding sequence ATGTACCGGCTCGCCCGGACAGGCGGATCGCCGGAACTCCTGCGCTGGCTGGCGCACCGCGCCGAGGGCTGGGCCGGACTGCTCGACGGTGACGGCACGGTGCTCCAGGCCGCGGCCGGGCCCTCCGGGCAACCCGGCCAGGAGGCCGCCGCCCTCGCCGCCGAGGCCGCCCGGGAACTGAAGTCCCGCGATGCGCGCGCCTATTCGCTCGACGCGGACCGCTGCACCGTGCTGGTGCTCCCCCTCGACGGACAGCCGCAGGACCGCGCCCCGGTTCTCGCCGTCGCCGCCCCCCGGCCGCTGCCCGGCGGGCTGTCCGTGCTGCTCGCCGACGCGATGATGCCCCTGACCCTGGCCTGGGCGGGGGAGACCCTCGAACGCAGGCGGCGCCGGGTCGACCTCGCGGAGTCCCGGGGCCGCGAGGCGGTTCTGCACCTGCTCATGACCGGTCAGCTGTCCATCGCCCACCAGGTGGCAGGGGCACTGCGGCCGAAGCTCCCCGACCCCGTGCGGGTCTGTGTCGTCGAGTGTTCGGGCGGACAGCGCGACGAGGTGGCGCGCGTCTGCGCCGACGCCTCGGGCGGCAGGACGTGGATCGTCCGGTGCCCGGTGTACGCACGTCATCTGATCCTCGTCATGCCGGCGGTCCCGGAGACGGACGCGGCACCGGACGGCGGGACGCCGAACGACGGTGCCGCACTGGACCGGACCGTCGCCGAGCTGGTGGACGACTGCGTCGTGGGCGTCAGCGAGGAAGTGCGGCTGTCCGACACGGCGACGGGCTACCGGCAGGCCTTCCACGCCCTGGCCGTGGCCCGCGGACTCCCCGGCAGGCACGCCCGGTTCGGCTCCTCGCCGGAACCCGCCCTGGTCGTGGGCAGTGCGGGAGCGCAGTGGGCCGACGCGCTGCTCGCGCCGCTGCTCGCCTATCTGCCGCGCCGCTCGCAGGACCCCGGGAGCCAGGAACTGGCGGCGACCCTCGCCTCCTGGCTGGCGTTCTCCTCGCACGCCACCCAGCACCTGAAGATCCACCGCAACACCCTCGCCGCCCGGCTCAAGCTGATCGGCGAGCTGCTCGGCCTGGACCTGAACCGGGTCGCGGACCAGGCGGCCCTCGACCTGGCGCTCAGCATCAGGGCGACCCCCGCGCTCGTCCGGCCCGGGCGCCCGGGTGAGCGACCTGGCGGGGCGGCCGGGAGCCTCGACGAGATCCTGCGCGGCCCCGGCGTCCAGGACTGGGCGTCCCAGCAGCTGCGCCTCCTCGACCCGGCAGGCCCCACGGCCGAGGAGACCCTGCGTACCTGGCTGCGGTGCGAGGCCCAACTGGGCCCGACCGCAGCGGAGCTGGGCATCTCCGTACCCGGTGCGCGCAAACGCCTGACCCGGCTCGAAGCCGTGCTCCGCCGCTCGCTGCTCCAGACCCCGAGCGCGCGCCACGACCTGTGGATGGCGTTCAGGGCGACGGACCTGACGGTGGGTGAGCCGGACCGGGCGGGTGCCGGGTCCGGCCCGTGA
- a CDS encoding diacylglycerol kinase — translation MSAAEPPGDGDHQLLVLIDPLARRFDGESVRIAKDVLSAGSHAKICLPDSPDEFARALSRRGGRRPVVVGDDHALLRAVAQLHRERELADSALSLIPVGAPHALELAHALGVPRGAVAAARAALEGAARRLDLLVDDSDGVVLGDLRIPALSPAPGPEAPHTGVTAVWDTCRSLVAALVRPAPPSSPPRAHRLRVEADGVLLNDLDRPVEGVSVTTQGDGGLADVVIHTTSGETVTVEAKAVTVSGPDFRYRADIQVAGPVRTRTWTVRAGAWGLILPPATAPGR, via the coding sequence GTGTCGGCTGCAGAGCCCCCCGGCGACGGCGACCACCAGCTACTGGTACTCATCGACCCCCTTGCCCGCCGCTTCGACGGCGAGTCCGTGCGTATCGCGAAGGACGTGCTGAGCGCGGGTTCGCACGCCAAGATCTGCCTTCCGGACAGTCCGGACGAGTTCGCCCGGGCCTTGTCCCGGCGGGGCGGACGACGGCCCGTGGTCGTCGGCGACGACCACGCGCTGCTGCGCGCCGTGGCCCAGCTCCACCGGGAACGGGAGCTGGCCGACAGTGCGCTCTCCCTGATCCCGGTCGGCGCGCCGCACGCGCTGGAACTGGCCCATGCCCTCGGCGTGCCCCGGGGCGCCGTGGCCGCTGCCCGTGCGGCGCTCGAGGGCGCCGCACGTCGGCTGGACCTCCTGGTCGACGACAGCGACGGCGTCGTGCTGGGCGATCTCCGCATCCCCGCGCTGAGCCCGGCGCCGGGCCCCGAGGCGCCCCATACGGGCGTCACGGCGGTCTGGGACACCTGCCGGAGCCTGGTGGCGGCCCTGGTCCGCCCGGCCCCGCCCTCGTCCCCACCGCGCGCGCACCGGCTGCGGGTGGAGGCGGACGGGGTGCTGCTGAACGACCTCGACCGGCCGGTCGAGGGAGTGTCGGTGACCACGCAGGGCGACGGGGGCCTCGCGGACGTGGTGATCCACACGACGTCCGGCGAAACGGTCACGGTGGAGGCCAAGGCGGTCACGGTCTCCGGCCCGGACTTCCGCTACCGCGCGGACATACAGGTCGCGGGCCCCGTCCGGACCCGGACGTGGACGGTGCGGGCGGGGGCGTGGGGGCTGATACTTCCGCCGGCGACGGCCCCGGGCAGGTGA
- a CDS encoding GbsR/MarR family transcriptional regulator, producing MTSRAGEGAERDEEAVSRFVERFAAEMTEAGMQRMASRVFAALLADDDASMTSAELGEQLQISPAAVSGAINYLTQVSMVGRERDPGSRRDRYRLHNEIWYATFASRDQVLTRWERTLRDGARSLGEDTPAGARIAETAEFFEFLQTELVGVMDRWRESRGAAGGN from the coding sequence ATGACCAGCCGGGCAGGGGAAGGCGCCGAGCGCGACGAGGAGGCGGTGTCGCGGTTCGTCGAGCGCTTCGCGGCCGAGATGACGGAGGCGGGTATGCAGCGGATGGCCTCACGGGTCTTCGCGGCGCTCCTCGCGGACGACGACGCCTCCATGACCTCGGCCGAGCTCGGCGAGCAGCTGCAGATCAGTCCGGCCGCGGTCTCGGGGGCGATCAACTACCTCACCCAGGTCAGCATGGTCGGCCGGGAGCGCGACCCGGGATCGCGCCGCGACCGCTACCGGCTGCACAACGAGATCTGGTACGCCACCTTCGCGAGCCGTGACCAGGTGCTGACGCGCTGGGAGCGCACCCTCAGGGACGGTGCGCGCTCCCTGGGCGAGGACACACCGGCCGGTGCGCGGATCGCCGAGACCGCGGAGTTCTTCGAGTTCCTGCAGACGGAGCTGGTCGGCGTGATGGACCGGTGGCGCGAGAGCCGAGGGGCGGCGGGCGGGAACTGA
- a CDS encoding glycoside hydrolase family 19 protein produces the protein MVKRVMSLLTALCAVVAALVFLPAATASAAACAPAWNSSSVYWGGGTASYNGHNWLAKWWTQNERPGTVDVWADQGSCGGGTDPGEPNPSGFVVSEAQFNQMFPGRNSFYTYSGLTAALSAYPGFANTGSDTVKKQEAAAFLANVSHETGGLVHIVEQNTANYPHYCDTSQSYGCPAGQAAYYGRGPIQLSWNFNYKAAGDALGIDLLGNPWQVEQNASIAWKTGLWYWNTQSGPGTMTPHNAIVNGAGFGETIRSINGSIECNGGNPAQVQSRIDKYQAFVQILGTTPGGNLSC, from the coding sequence GTGGTCAAACGTGTCATGAGCCTGTTGACCGCCTTGTGTGCGGTCGTCGCGGCCCTCGTCTTTCTCCCCGCCGCCACTGCCTCGGCTGCGGCCTGCGCCCCGGCCTGGAACTCCTCGTCCGTGTACTGGGGCGGCGGAACCGCCTCGTACAACGGGCACAACTGGCTGGCGAAGTGGTGGACCCAGAACGAGCGTCCCGGCACCGTCGACGTCTGGGCCGACCAGGGCAGCTGCGGTGGCGGTACGGACCCGGGTGAGCCGAACCCCTCCGGATTCGTCGTCAGCGAGGCCCAGTTCAACCAGATGTTCCCGGGCCGGAACTCGTTCTACACCTACAGCGGCCTGACGGCGGCACTGAGCGCCTACCCGGGCTTCGCCAACACGGGCAGCGACACCGTCAAGAAGCAGGAAGCGGCGGCGTTCCTCGCCAACGTCAGCCACGAGACCGGCGGACTGGTCCACATCGTGGAGCAGAACACGGCCAACTACCCCCACTACTGCGACACCAGCCAGTCCTACGGCTGCCCCGCAGGCCAGGCCGCCTACTACGGCCGCGGCCCGATCCAGCTCAGCTGGAACTTCAACTACAAGGCCGCCGGTGACGCGCTCGGCATCGACCTGCTCGGCAACCCGTGGCAGGTGGAGCAGAACGCCTCCATCGCCTGGAAGACCGGTCTCTGGTACTGGAACACCCAGAGCGGCCCCGGCACGATGACGCCCCACAACGCCATCGTCAACGGCGCCGGATTCGGCGAGACGATCCGCTCGATCAACGGCAGCATCGAGTGCAACGGCGGCAACCCCGCCCAGGTGCAGAGCCGCATCGACAAGTACCAGGCGTTCGTCCAGATCCTCGGCACGACCCCCGGCGGCAACCTGAGCTGCTGA
- a CDS encoding serine/threonine-protein kinase, whose translation MEKLGSGDPQRIGAYRLLGRLGAGGMGQVYLARSERGRTVAIKLVRPDLAEVQQFRDRFRQEVQAGRRVGGAWTAPVLDADIDAPVPWVATGYVAGPSLQRTVSGVPGTPVTASGAYGPLPARTVRILGAGLASALQDIHRAGLIHRDLKPSNVLITIDGPRVIDFGIARALDTATDGGLTRTGALIGSPGFMAPEQVRGEPVTAACDVFCLGSVLAYASTGRLPFGGADSGVHALMFRIAQDAPDLTGVPADLVELIQDCLAKDPAARPSTDSILERLGGPETGEPWLPGALIAQLGRHAVELLDSEDPEEGPAPSPAGPVAPAPPATTPAPQPPPGQAPQLPPGQVQAPRPTPGQTPQPTPGPAQAPHVPPNRPVHTLPTMVGPPALPPQAPVPPRYGNPQPPAQGYGYPQPPAQGYGHPQAPVPPAYGHPQPPAQGFGPTPAYGATPPYGPPHHLAPPPAPEPERRRSAGSTVLLVAVALLVAVGVGWSVYAFMKDGDGHTTSSPDPTPTPTSSRSVSPSPSAPDPGPSTDGKNAEGAVPSGYLGTWSGTIDSASGQSTRQLVIQQGEVGDTVLSLTAEGPLDTGGSYHCVFQAPLQGEPSSGSPVSIGPSTVTVGEPMTSCTPGKATVLTLLPDGTLRREITDTGESLTYTRTG comes from the coding sequence ATGGAGAAGCTGGGCTCCGGCGATCCGCAACGCATCGGCGCCTACCGGCTGCTGGGACGCCTCGGCGCCGGCGGCATGGGACAGGTGTACCTGGCACGCTCCGAGCGGGGCCGTACCGTCGCCATCAAGCTGGTCCGGCCCGATCTCGCCGAGGTGCAGCAGTTCCGCGACCGCTTCCGGCAGGAGGTGCAGGCCGGCCGCCGGGTCGGCGGCGCCTGGACCGCGCCGGTGCTGGACGCCGACATCGACGCGCCGGTGCCCTGGGTCGCCACCGGTTACGTCGCCGGCCCCTCGCTCCAGCGCACCGTCTCCGGAGTGCCGGGCACCCCGGTGACCGCGTCGGGGGCGTACGGTCCGCTCCCCGCGCGTACCGTCCGCATCCTGGGCGCCGGGCTCGCGAGCGCCCTCCAGGACATCCACCGCGCCGGGCTGATCCACCGCGATCTGAAGCCCTCCAACGTCCTGATCACGATCGACGGTCCACGGGTCATCGACTTCGGCATAGCCCGGGCGCTGGACACGGCCACCGACGGCGGCCTGACCCGCACGGGCGCGCTGATCGGCTCACCCGGATTCATGGCGCCCGAGCAGGTGCGGGGCGAGCCCGTGACTGCGGCGTGCGACGTGTTCTGCCTCGGCTCCGTGCTCGCGTACGCGTCCACCGGCAGGCTTCCGTTCGGCGGGGCGGACAGCGGGGTCCACGCCCTGATGTTCCGGATCGCGCAGGATGCCCCGGACCTCACCGGAGTCCCCGCGGACCTGGTCGAACTCATCCAGGACTGCCTGGCCAAGGACCCGGCGGCGCGGCCCTCCACCGACAGCATCCTGGAGCGGCTGGGCGGTCCCGAGACCGGGGAACCGTGGCTGCCCGGTGCGCTGATCGCCCAACTCGGCCGGCACGCGGTGGAGCTGCTCGATTCCGAGGACCCGGAAGAGGGCCCTGCACCGTCCCCGGCCGGCCCCGTGGCACCGGCACCCCCGGCCACCACGCCCGCACCCCAACCGCCGCCCGGCCAGGCGCCCCAGCTGCCGCCCGGCCAGGTACAGGCGCCCCGGCCGACGCCCGGTCAGACACCTCAGCCGACGCCCGGTCCCGCACAGGCGCCCCACGTGCCGCCCAACCGGCCCGTGCACACGCTGCCCACGATGGTCGGCCCGCCCGCACTGCCGCCGCAGGCACCCGTACCCCCGCGCTACGGCAACCCGCAGCCGCCCGCCCAGGGATACGGCTACCCGCAGCCGCCCGCCCAGGGGTACGGCCATCCGCAGGCACCCGTACCCCCGGCCTACGGCCATCCGCAGCCGCCCGCCCAGGGGTTCGGGCCCACGCCCGCGTACGGCGCGACTCCCCCGTACGGCCCGCCCCACCACCTCGCGCCCCCTCCTGCTCCCGAACCGGAGCGCCGGCGCTCCGCGGGTTCGACCGTGCTGCTGGTGGCGGTGGCCCTGCTCGTCGCGGTCGGAGTGGGCTGGTCGGTGTACGCGTTCATGAAGGACGGCGACGGGCACACCACAAGCTCCCCGGACCCCACTCCCACGCCCACCTCGTCCCGGTCCGTCTCCCCGTCGCCCTCGGCCCCGGACCCCGGACCCTCGACGGACGGGAAGAACGCCGAGGGCGCCGTCCCCAGCGGCTACCTGGGCACCTGGTCGGGCACCATCGACAGCGCTTCGGGACAGTCCACCCGTCAACTCGTCATCCAGCAGGGCGAAGTGGGCGACACCGTGCTGTCCCTCACCGCCGAGGGGCCGCTCGACACCGGAGGCTCGTACCACTGCGTCTTCCAGGCCCCCCTCCAGGGCGAACCCTCCTCCGGCTCCCCGGTCAGCATCGGTCCGTCCACGGTCACCGTCGGCGAACCGATGACGTCGTGCACCCCGGGCAAGGCCACTGTCCTGACGCTGCTGCCCGACGGCACCCTGCGCCGCGAGATCACGGACACCGGCGAGAGCCTCACGTACACGAGGACGGGCTGA
- a CDS encoding adenylosuccinate synthase, with translation MPALVLLGAQWGDEGKGKATDLLGGSVDYVVRYQGGNNAGHTVVVGDQKYALHLLPSGILSPSCTPVIGNGVVIDPAVLLSELSGLNERGVDTSKLLISGNAHLITSYHTTVDKVTERFLGSRKIGTTGRGIGPTYADKINRVGIRVQDLYDESILVQKVEAALDFKNQILAKLYNRRAIEAGKIVEELLTYAEQIKPYVADTTLILNNAIDEGKVVLFEGGQGTLLDVDHGTYPFVTSSNPTAGGACTGSGVGPTKISRVIGILKAYTTRVGAGPFPTELLDEDGEALRRIGGERGVTTGRDRRCGWFDAPIARYATRVNGLTDFFLTKLDVLTGWEQIPVCVAYEIDGKRVEELPYNQSDFHHAKPIYEMLPGWSEDITKAKTFDDLPKNARDYVKALEEMSGAPISAIGVGPGRTETIEINSFL, from the coding sequence GTGCCCGCACTTGTGCTGCTCGGTGCTCAGTGGGGTGACGAGGGCAAGGGGAAGGCCACCGACCTCCTCGGTGGATCCGTGGACTATGTGGTGCGCTACCAAGGCGGCAACAATGCCGGCCACACGGTCGTCGTTGGCGACCAGAAGTACGCACTGCATCTCCTCCCCTCCGGAATCCTGTCGCCGAGCTGTACGCCGGTGATCGGTAACGGTGTCGTGATCGACCCGGCGGTCCTGCTCTCCGAGCTGAGCGGTCTGAACGAGCGAGGCGTCGACACGTCCAAGCTTCTGATCAGCGGCAATGCTCATTTGATCACCTCGTACCACACCACGGTCGACAAGGTGACGGAACGCTTCCTCGGCTCCCGCAAGATCGGTACCACCGGTCGCGGAATCGGACCCACGTACGCGGACAAGATCAACCGCGTCGGCATCCGGGTCCAGGACCTCTACGACGAGTCGATCCTCGTCCAGAAGGTCGAAGCCGCTCTCGACTTCAAGAACCAGATCCTCGCCAAGCTCTACAACCGGCGCGCGATCGAAGCCGGCAAGATCGTGGAGGAGCTGCTCACCTACGCGGAGCAGATCAAGCCGTACGTCGCCGACACGACGCTGATCCTGAACAACGCCATCGACGAGGGCAAGGTCGTCCTCTTCGAGGGCGGCCAGGGCACTCTGCTGGACGTCGACCACGGCACGTATCCCTTCGTCACCTCGTCGAACCCGACCGCGGGCGGTGCCTGCACCGGTTCCGGCGTGGGCCCGACGAAGATCAGCCGGGTCATCGGCATCCTCAAGGCGTACACCACCCGCGTCGGTGCCGGACCCTTCCCGACCGAACTTCTCGACGAGGACGGCGAGGCACTGCGCCGTATCGGCGGCGAACGCGGTGTCACCACCGGCCGTGACCGCCGCTGCGGCTGGTTCGACGCCCCGATCGCGCGGTACGCGACCCGGGTCAACGGACTCACGGACTTCTTCCTCACCAAGCTGGACGTGCTGACCGGCTGGGAGCAGATCCCGGTGTGTGTGGCGTACGAGATCGACGGCAAGCGCGTCGAGGAGCTCCCGTACAACCAGAGCGACTTCCACCACGCGAAGCCGATCTACGAGATGCTGCCGGGCTGGTCCGAGGACATCACGAAGGCCAAGACCTTCGACGACCTGCCGAAGAACGCGCGGGACTACGTGAAGGCGCTGGAGGAGATGTCCGGCGCTCCGATCTCCGCGATCGGTGTCGGCCCCGGCCGCACCGAGACGATCGAGATCAACTCCTTCCTGTAG
- a CDS encoding MarR family winged helix-turn-helix transcriptional regulator: MSSENQDRFSRTAIGVFRLNGQFLSVAEELAKPSGLTAAWWQVLGAVLGEPLPVSGIARSMGITRQSVQRIADLLVARGLAEYVPNPAHRRAKLVRPTEEGRAAVSRIGPAHAEFAARLAEELGEEEFAQTVRVLERLSEALAAVDSGPAAPPPEG; this comes from the coding sequence ATGAGCAGCGAGAACCAGGACCGGTTCAGCCGGACGGCGATCGGGGTGTTCAGGCTCAACGGGCAGTTCCTGTCCGTGGCGGAGGAGCTGGCCAAGCCGTCCGGACTCACCGCGGCGTGGTGGCAGGTCCTCGGTGCCGTCCTCGGCGAGCCGCTCCCGGTGTCGGGGATCGCCCGGTCGATGGGGATCACCCGGCAGAGCGTGCAGCGGATCGCGGATCTGCTGGTGGCCAGGGGCCTCGCGGAGTACGTGCCGAACCCGGCCCACCGGCGGGCCAAGCTCGTCCGGCCCACCGAGGAGGGGCGCGCGGCGGTGAGCCGGATCGGCCCCGCTCACGCGGAGTTCGCCGCGCGGCTGGCCGAGGAACTGGGCGAGGAGGAGTTCGCGCAGACCGTACGGGTGCTGGAGCGGCTGTCGGAGGCGCTGGCGGCGGTGGACTCCGGGCCGGCCGCACCCCCGCCGGAGGGCTGA
- a CDS encoding PstS family phosphate ABC transporter substrate-binding protein: MAWFDPENVIAVLTAAVGVATSAGVLWYERRVPRRKRIGYRVQMDTPIGSGVSQGRANVRLGLFSETPDMADATLVLLRVENDGSQSIANDDYTGRGEQLHGLTAEFTGRTVRGVAVTHSPGADHLMDHFTPAAGLRHTGSLIRLPRVPLNRNEHFKLLVLLTGSHVGSPIRVTGGIRDGEVTPNQALRPDEKPPVFSRSARIITVALTACVVTLASIILVRNAPPPPIECAPGSLTVTGSTAFGPVLDAVEEQLEEKCDGVRIEVKARGSAEGLRRLAGEAKSRPGNAVVAFSDGVKPSAYTKLSETPIGVSLFHLVVNDHVRVRNLSLDTIRRIYRGEITNWNEAGGPDLTIKLISRDADSGTREVFGRRVLGGGEPTFSSRDCTTKDDPSVPYIRCELNGTQEVLDQVASVEGAIGYSELRKGEDLRGLHQLAIDGTTPSIDDIDASTYPFREIEYAYTYGRPPAGSPAAGFLDYLSRGGGQGIMLNHGHLPCAMPKGTRVCAEG, encoded by the coding sequence ATGGCGTGGTTCGACCCCGAGAACGTCATCGCCGTCCTCACCGCCGCAGTGGGCGTGGCGACCTCCGCGGGCGTGCTCTGGTACGAACGCCGTGTACCGCGCCGCAAACGCATCGGCTACCGCGTCCAGATGGACACCCCGATAGGCAGCGGGGTCAGCCAGGGCCGGGCCAACGTACGGCTCGGACTCTTCAGCGAGACCCCGGACATGGCCGACGCCACCCTCGTACTGCTCCGCGTCGAGAACGACGGCTCGCAGTCGATCGCCAACGACGACTACACCGGGCGCGGCGAGCAGCTCCACGGCCTGACCGCCGAGTTCACCGGCCGTACCGTCCGCGGGGTCGCCGTGACCCACTCCCCGGGCGCCGACCACCTGATGGACCACTTCACACCGGCGGCCGGGCTGCGGCACACCGGGTCCCTCATCCGGCTGCCGCGCGTCCCGCTCAACCGGAACGAGCACTTCAAGCTCCTGGTCCTGCTCACCGGCTCCCACGTGGGCAGCCCGATCAGGGTCACCGGCGGCATCCGGGACGGCGAGGTGACCCCGAACCAGGCACTCCGGCCGGACGAGAAGCCCCCCGTGTTCAGCCGCTCCGCACGGATCATCACGGTGGCCCTGACGGCCTGCGTCGTCACGCTCGCCTCGATCATCCTCGTACGGAACGCCCCGCCGCCGCCGATCGAGTGCGCCCCGGGCAGCCTGACGGTCACCGGCTCCACGGCGTTCGGTCCTGTCCTGGACGCGGTGGAGGAGCAGCTCGAGGAGAAGTGCGACGGCGTCCGCATCGAGGTGAAGGCGCGCGGCAGCGCGGAGGGCCTGCGCCGGCTCGCCGGCGAGGCGAAGTCCCGGCCCGGCAACGCGGTCGTCGCCTTCTCCGACGGCGTGAAGCCCTCGGCGTACACGAAGCTGAGCGAGACCCCCATCGGCGTCTCGCTCTTCCACCTCGTCGTCAACGACCACGTCCGGGTGCGGAACCTGAGCCTCGACACCATCCGGAGGATCTACCGCGGCGAGATCACCAACTGGAACGAGGCGGGCGGCCCCGATCTGACGATCAAGCTGATCAGCAGGGACGCCGACTCCGGCACGCGCGAGGTGTTCGGGCGCCGGGTGCTGGGGGGCGGCGAACCCACGTTCTCCTCCCGCGACTGCACCACCAAGGACGACCCGTCGGTCCCCTACATCCGCTGCGAGCTCAACGGCACCCAGGAGGTCCTGGACCAGGTCGCCTCGGTCGAGGGCGCGATCGGCTACAGCGAACTGCGCAAGGGCGAGGACCTGAGGGGGCTGCACCAGCTGGCCATCGACGGCACCACCCCGTCCATCGACGACATCGACGCCTCCACGTACCCGTTCCGCGAGATCGAGTACGCCTACACCTACGGCCGCCCGCCCGCCGGCTCGCCCGCCGCGGGATTCCTCGACTATCTGAGCCGCGGCGGCGGACAGGGGATCATGCTCAACCACGGCCATCTGCCGTGCGCCATGCCCAAGGGGACGCGGGTGTGTGCCGAAGGCTGA
- the dnaN gene encoding DNA polymerase III subunit beta has protein sequence MEFSIERGALADAVAWAARVLPTRSPVPVLGGLLLEVSGGRLSVCGLDFEASARIEVEARTVRTGKALVMGRRLLDICKVLPDGPVECAVEGSRFTVTGDGVRFGLSLLPLDDYPALPPLPEVRGAVDAAAFAAAVAQVTVAAGRDDTLPTLTGIRLGLDGSTMTLAATDRYRFAVRTLPWKATAPDVSADVVVSARRLTEIARSMGRSGLVSVAVDAGSVGFEHAGMRTTVRLLDGRLPRHDKLFALADPAFAVTDRVRLVEAVKRVSVVADGGSPLQMTFSAPDGSVLLQAGYEDDVASQRLPATLEGAEEMTVAFNPAYLLDALSSLEEPTVRMSLMGPGQRAMITGAEDTRQHQHLLMSVKPALL, from the coding sequence ATGGAGTTCAGCATCGAGCGCGGCGCACTGGCCGATGCGGTGGCCTGGGCGGCGCGCGTGCTGCCGACGCGGTCACCCGTGCCCGTTCTGGGCGGCCTGCTTCTCGAGGTGTCCGGCGGCCGGCTGAGTGTCTGCGGGCTGGACTTCGAGGCCTCCGCGCGCATCGAGGTGGAGGCCCGGACCGTACGGACCGGGAAGGCGCTGGTCATGGGCCGGCGGCTGCTCGACATCTGCAAGGTGCTCCCCGACGGACCCGTGGAGTGCGCGGTGGAGGGCTCGCGGTTCACGGTGACGGGGGACGGCGTCCGGTTCGGGCTCTCGTTGCTGCCGCTCGACGACTATCCCGCGCTGCCGCCGCTGCCCGAGGTCCGCGGCGCTGTGGACGCCGCCGCGTTCGCCGCGGCCGTCGCCCAGGTGACGGTGGCCGCGGGGCGGGACGACACCCTGCCGACGCTCACCGGGATCCGGCTCGGGCTCGACGGCTCCACGATGACGCTGGCGGCCACCGACCGGTACCGCTTCGCGGTGCGCACCCTGCCCTGGAAGGCGACGGCGCCCGATGTCTCCGCCGATGTCGTGGTGTCGGCCCGCAGGCTGACCGAGATCGCCCGGTCGATGGGCCGGTCGGGTCTGGTCAGCGTCGCCGTGGACGCGGGTTCGGTCGGCTTCGAGCACGCCGGGATGCGTACGACGGTGCGCCTGCTGGACGGCCGACTGCCGCGCCACGACAAGCTGTTCGCGCTGGCGGACCCCGCGTTCGCGGTGACGGACCGCGTCCGGCTGGTGGAGGCGGTGAAGCGCGTCTCCGTCGTGGCGGACGGCGGCAGCCCGCTGCAGATGACCTTCTCGGCACCGGACGGTTCGGTGCTGCTGCAGGCGGGTTACGAGGACGATGTGGCCTCGCAGCGGCTGCCGGCCACGCTGGAGGGCGCCGAGGAGATGACGGTCGCCTTCAACCCCGCGTACCTCCTGGACGCCCTGTCCTCCTTGGAGGAGCCGACGGTCCGGATGAGCCTGATGGGGCCCGGCCAACGCGCGATGATCACGGGCGCCGAGGACACGCGGCAGCACCAGCACCTGCTGATGTCCGTGAAACCGGCGCTGCTCTGA